GCCCCCGCCATACACCATCGACAATGTGAAATTGGATCTGTTTACGAGCGATGTGCATGGTGCTGTTGTAAGGAGAAGGCACCGAATGGCTGTCCCAAGCCAATGGACGCAACCAGTTCTCTTCCACCAGTTGCTTTTTGCGTCTGTCATAGAGATAGCAAAACGCCGACGTGAGATAGCGGATATCGGCAATCGCCACGCCAATCAGATAATCTTGCGTGACAATGCTGACAAACTGGAACTGTTTGTAGTCGAAATAACGCGCGAATTTGCTCGCTTGCGCGTCCATCACAGTGCGATAGTCAAAGTCTCCCAGTGCCAAATCGCGCGGAATCTCATCAAACTGACCATAGTTTGGCGCACCGGAAGAAGCGATCAAACGTTTTGGTGCAGAGTCCAATTTGAGCATGATAGCGTCCTTGCTTCACAATAATTTAACATGAACTCACAGTGTGACGCGCCAACAGCGTATAAAACAGGTTAGAATCGGACATCAATCTGGTTTAGATCACGTTTTATACGACCAATAAACGACCTTAAGCAAGTAAGCAGGAAGGCTGAAAGATGACGATGCAACTGATCACCGAATATCGACCAGTCAAACACTGGCAAGCGTTTGGCGGTTACGATGTCGCATTGCTGCTGAGCGTTTTGCAAGACTATGGCGTCGATAGCGAAATGTTCCTTAGCGAGGCCGGTATCTCAGCCACACCAGAAGACCAAGAGGCAGGTCACTATCGTTTTGCCGATAAATTGGCGCTTTTTCAGCTCGCCGCAGAGCGCATCCCCGACCAACCTCTCGGGCTGATTTGCGGCCAGCGAGCCAGTTTCAGCGATTTTGGCCTGCTCGGCTTTGCCATCGCCAGCAGCAAAAACGTGCTTGAAGCGCTGCAAGTGGGGTTTAAATATCTACAGCTCAACGGGCCGATTTTCCACATCCAAGTGCTGCGCGATACACATCAGGCCTGTATCCGAATCGAAAACAATTTAGAGATTGGCAAGTTGCTGCCTTTTTGCAGCGAGTATTTCTTTAGCGCGATTGCGCAGCTGTGCGCAGAGTTGACCGGAGAAAAGCTGCCGAGTGTACAGATGCTGCTCCCCTACCCACCACCGCCACACGCGCTCGCTTATCAACACCATTTTCAGTGCCCCATTGAGTTTAACGCGCAAGAGTTTGCTTGGTATTTTGACGTTGAGGTGTTGCAGCGTCCACTGCTGCGCCATTTAGAGAGTAAATGGCAAAAATGTTTAAGCGGCTGCGAATCCTTATTACACCATCTGCAAGCATCGCATCGGC
This Vibrio navarrensis DNA region includes the following protein-coding sequences:
- a CDS encoding AraC family transcriptional regulator, with protein sequence MTMQLITEYRPVKHWQAFGGYDVALLLSVLQDYGVDSEMFLSEAGISATPEDQEAGHYRFADKLALFQLAAERIPDQPLGLICGQRASFSDFGLLGFAIASSKNVLEALQVGFKYLQLNGPIFHIQVLRDTHQACIRIENNLEIGKLLPFCSEYFFSAIAQLCAELTGEKLPSVQMLLPYPPPPHALAYQHHFQCPIEFNAQEFAWYFDVEVLQRPLLRHLESKWQKCLSGCESLLHHLQASHRLDRQITQHLYTCLGSEPSAEEIAAWYGLSARTLHRQLQALGTSYQRLKNQVRRDLALELLLNTALSVEEIAYRLGYSDSANFRHSFKRLTGKAPRQFRQDK